Proteins from a genomic interval of Oncorhynchus mykiss isolate Arlee chromosome 21, USDA_OmykA_1.1, whole genome shotgun sequence:
- the LOC110500189 gene encoding protein bicaudal D homolog 1 isoform X2: MAAGGGCGETVEHCRAEVERLTRELAEANREKIRAAECGLVVLEENQTLKQQYSDLEAEQEALRQELEQLQEAFGQTFSTQRKVAADGETNEETLLQESATKEAYYTSRLLVIQSELKQSRAVTVNTQADNEHLSTLLQELRESNEMLELQRSRMREEIREYKFREARLLQDYTELEEENITLQKLVSTLKQNQVEYEGLKHEIKVLEEETELLNSQLEDALRLKDISEAQLEEALDSLKSEREQKKHLRKELVHHLSLCDVQYTGSAHLTFTSAPPSGTATPVSALSPSSEEPGRCNGHIHGGSGTGTGTGSLPRANGECRGAGRKGEGMVSDLFSEMNLTEIQKLKQQLLQAEREKTGLLISLQECQTQLQHTQGALNEQHERALRLSERVTALRHLHREAHLAQEAQHDQEAHLNREALMEQGEEEEEEKEKGLIHSRGQAFCHQTPGLEILQCKYRVAVTEVVELKAELKSLRERYNQCVEGGVEERTRGEAQHRSLEQQVGRLERSCREGREKVGGLETELRTAKNMASESQGALNAAQDELVTFSEELAQLYHHVCLCNNETPNRVMLDYYRHGRGLRGISASLKGDDTRVLLTPRLARRLAAVAAATSSSTAESRSPSESPSKERLSGEGGRDGGRDRDSPVPRTPPTGSPSISASSSSSSSSSSPAVEPAGDLRREPMNIYNLNAIIREQVRHLQRAVDRSLQLSRQRAAARELAPLFDKDKEACMEEILKLKSLLSTKREQIATLRLVLKANKQTAENALANLKSKYENEKHMVTDTMMKLRNELKALKEDAATFSSLRAMFATRCDEYVTQLDEMQRQLAAAEDEKKTLNSLLRMAIQQKLALTQRLEDLAFDQEQSHRTRGSKVARMKSSTPKSLIDRQKSAATVPPVSSQLRWEKASQASRRSIVSAIREYRAHCPLSSYSSSPPRVPLLWLAQPPCSPGPL, from the exons GCGTTTGGCCAGACCTTCTCCACCCAGCGCAAGGTGGCTGCGGACGGGGAGACCAACGAGGAGACCCTCTTGCAGGAGTCAGCCACGAAGGAGGCGTACTACACGAGTCGCCTGCTGGTGATCCAGTCAGAGCTCAAACAGAGCCGGGCCGTCACAGTCAACACACAGGCTGACAACGAACACCTCAGTACCCTGCTGCAGGAGCTCAGAGAG AGTAATGAGATGTTGGAGCTGCAGCGGAGCCGGATGAGAGAGGAGATCAGGGAATATAAGTTCAGAGAGGCTCGACTCCTACAGGACTACACTGAGCTGGAGGAGGAGAACATCACCCTGCAGAAACTAGTGTCCACTCTCAAACAGAATCAG gTGGAGTACGAGGGGTTAAAGCATGAGATCAAGGTTCTGGAGGAGGAGACCGAGCTCCTGAACAGTCAGTTAGAAGACGCCTTACGTCTCAAAGACATCTCCGAGGCCCAGCTAGAGGAGGCCCTGGACTCCCTGAAGAGCGAGCGGGAGCAGAAGAAGCATCTCCGCAAGGAGCTGGTCCACCACCTCAGCCTGTGTGACGTCCAATACACGGGCAGCGCCCACCTCACTTTCACCTCAGCTCCACCTAGTGGCACGGCTACGCCTGTCTCCGCCCTGTCGCCCAGCTCAGAGGAGCCGGGCAGGTGTAACGGGCATATACATGGAGGGTCAGGAACTGGGACGGGGACAGGGTCGCTGCCCAGGGCCAATGGAGAGTGTCGGGGAgcggggaggaaaggagaggggatggtGTCGGATCTGTTCAGTGAGATGAACCTGACAGAGATACAGAAGCTCAAGCAGCAGCTGCTACAG gcAGAGCGGGAGAAAACAGGGCTGTTGATCAGCCTGCAAGAGTGTCAGACGCAGCTGCAGCATACACAGGGTGCCCTGAACGAGCAGCACGAGAGGGCACTCCGCCTCAGCGAGAGAGTCACCGCCCTCAGGCACCTGCACCGGGAGGCCCATCTCGCCCAGGAGGCCCAGCACGACCAGGAGGCCCACCTCAACCGAGAGGCCCTGATGGAgcagggagaagaggaagaggaggagaaagagaagggattAATACACAGCAGGGGCCAGGCATTCTGCCACCAGACGCCAGGTCTGGAAATCCTCCAGTGTAAATACAGGGTGGCTGTAACCGAGGTGGTCGAGCTAAAGGCTGAGCTGAAGTCGCTGAGAGAGAGGTACAACCAGTGTGTGGAGGgcggggtggaggagaggacgcGCGGAGAGGCCCAGCACAGATCTCTGGAGCAGCAGGTGGGGAGGCTGGAGAGGAGCTGCCGGGAAGGTAGGGAGAAGGTGGGGGGCCTGGAGACGGAGCTGAGAACAGCCAAGAACATGGCCAGCGAGAGCCAGGGGGCGCTCAACGCAGCACAGGACGAACTGGTCACCTTCAGCGAGGAGCTGGCTCAACTTTACCACCACGTCTGCCTCTGTAACAATGAGACGCCCAACCGGGTGATGCTAGACTACTACAGACACGGCAGAGGACTAAGGGGTATCAGTGCCTCGCTCAAGGGTGACGACACCCGCGTTCTACTCACGCCCCGCCTCGCCCGGCGGCTCGCAGCCGTTGCCGCAGCAACCTCTTCATCCACGGCGGAGTCTCGTAGCCCCTCGGAATCTCCATCCAAAGAGCGGTTGTCAGGAGAGGGAGGCCGGGACggggggagggacagagacagtcCTGTACCCCGCACCCCTCCTACGGGGTCCCCCAGCATCAGTGcctcttcctcatcttcatcatcatcatcgtcgccTGCGGTAGAGCCAGCTGGAGACCTGCGTAGGGAACCCATGAACATCTATAACCTCAACGCCATCATCAGAGAGCAG GTGAGGCACCTCCAGAGGGCAGTGGACCGGTCACTCCAGCTGTCCAGACAGAGGGCTGCAGCCAGGGAACTGGCCCCGCTGTTTGACAAGGACAAAGAGGCCTGTATGGAGGAGATACTGAAGCTCAAGTCCCTGCTCAGCACCAAGAGAGAACAGATAGCTACCCTCAGACTGGTGCTCAAAGCGAACAAACAG ACTGCAGAGAATGCCCTGGCCAACCTGAAGAGTAAGTATGAGAATGAGAAGCACATGGTGACAGACACCATGATGAAGCTAAGGAACGAACTGAAGGCCCTGAAGGAGGACGCTGCCACCTTCTCATCGCTCAGAGCCATGTTCGCCACCAG GTGTGACGAGTATGTGACTCAGCTGGATGAGATGCAGAGGCAGCTGGCTGCGGCGGAGGACGAGAAGAAGACGCTCAACTCGCTCCTGCGGATGGCCATCCAGCAGAAACTAGCCCTGACCCAGCGTCTGGAGGACCTAGCCTTCGACCAGGAGCAGTCGCACCGCACCCGCGGCAGCAAGGTGGCCCGCATGAAGAGCAGCACTCCCAAA TCTCTCATAGATCGTCAGAAGTCTGCTGCCACAGTGCCGCCAGTCTCCTCACAGCTAAGGTGGGAGAAGGCCTCCCAAGCCAGCAG ACGTAGCATTGTGTCGGCTATCCGGGAGTACCGAGCTCACTGCCCCCTGAGCAGCTACAGCAGCAGCCCCCCACGAGTGCCTCTCCTTTGGCTCGCCCAGCCGCCTTGTTCCCCAGGTCCTCTATAA
- the LOC110500189 gene encoding protein bicaudal D homolog 1 isoform X3: MAAGGGCGETVEHCRAEVERLTRELAEANREKIRAAECGLVVLEENQTLKQQYSDLEAEQEALRQELEQLQEAFGQTFSTQRKVAADGETNEETLLQESATKEAYYTSRLLVIQSELKQSRAVTVNTQADNEHLSTLLQELRESNEMLELQRSRMREEIREYKFREARLLQDYTELEEENITLQKLVSTLKQNQVEYEGLKHEIKVLEEETELLNSQLEDALRLKDISEAQLEEALDSLKSEREQKKHLRKELVHHLSLCDVQYTGSAHLTFTSAPPSGTATPVSALSPSSEEPGRCNGHIHGGSGTGTGTGSLPRANGECRGAGRKGEGMVSDLFSEMNLTEIQKLKQQLLQAEREKTGLLISLQECQTQLQHTQGALNEQHERALRLSERVTALRHLHREAHLAQEAQHDQEAHLNREALMEQGEEEEEEKEKGLIHSRGQAFCHQTPGLEILQCKYRVAVTEVVELKAELKSLRERYNQCVEGGVEERTRGEAQHRSLEQQVGRLERSCREGREKVGGLETELRTAKNMASESQGALNAAQDELVTFSEELAQLYHHVCLCNNETPNRVMLDYYRHGRGLRGISASLKGDDTRVLLTPRLARRLAAVAAATSSSTAESRSPSESPSKERLSGEGGRDGGRDRDSPVPRTPPTGSPSISASSSSSSSSSSPAVEPAGDLRREPMNIYNLNAIIREQVRHLQRAVDRSLQLSRQRAAARELAPLFDKDKEACMEEILKLKSLLSTKREQIATLRLVLKANKQTAENALANLKSKYENEKHMVTDTMMKLRNELKALKEDAATFSSLRAMFATRCDEYVTQLDEMQRQLAAAEDEKKTLNSLLRMAIQQKLALTQRLEDLAFDQEQSHRTRGSKVARMKSSTPKIVRSLLPQCRQSPHS, encoded by the exons GCGTTTGGCCAGACCTTCTCCACCCAGCGCAAGGTGGCTGCGGACGGGGAGACCAACGAGGAGACCCTCTTGCAGGAGTCAGCCACGAAGGAGGCGTACTACACGAGTCGCCTGCTGGTGATCCAGTCAGAGCTCAAACAGAGCCGGGCCGTCACAGTCAACACACAGGCTGACAACGAACACCTCAGTACCCTGCTGCAGGAGCTCAGAGAG AGTAATGAGATGTTGGAGCTGCAGCGGAGCCGGATGAGAGAGGAGATCAGGGAATATAAGTTCAGAGAGGCTCGACTCCTACAGGACTACACTGAGCTGGAGGAGGAGAACATCACCCTGCAGAAACTAGTGTCCACTCTCAAACAGAATCAG gTGGAGTACGAGGGGTTAAAGCATGAGATCAAGGTTCTGGAGGAGGAGACCGAGCTCCTGAACAGTCAGTTAGAAGACGCCTTACGTCTCAAAGACATCTCCGAGGCCCAGCTAGAGGAGGCCCTGGACTCCCTGAAGAGCGAGCGGGAGCAGAAGAAGCATCTCCGCAAGGAGCTGGTCCACCACCTCAGCCTGTGTGACGTCCAATACACGGGCAGCGCCCACCTCACTTTCACCTCAGCTCCACCTAGTGGCACGGCTACGCCTGTCTCCGCCCTGTCGCCCAGCTCAGAGGAGCCGGGCAGGTGTAACGGGCATATACATGGAGGGTCAGGAACTGGGACGGGGACAGGGTCGCTGCCCAGGGCCAATGGAGAGTGTCGGGGAgcggggaggaaaggagaggggatggtGTCGGATCTGTTCAGTGAGATGAACCTGACAGAGATACAGAAGCTCAAGCAGCAGCTGCTACAG gcAGAGCGGGAGAAAACAGGGCTGTTGATCAGCCTGCAAGAGTGTCAGACGCAGCTGCAGCATACACAGGGTGCCCTGAACGAGCAGCACGAGAGGGCACTCCGCCTCAGCGAGAGAGTCACCGCCCTCAGGCACCTGCACCGGGAGGCCCATCTCGCCCAGGAGGCCCAGCACGACCAGGAGGCCCACCTCAACCGAGAGGCCCTGATGGAgcagggagaagaggaagaggaggagaaagagaagggattAATACACAGCAGGGGCCAGGCATTCTGCCACCAGACGCCAGGTCTGGAAATCCTCCAGTGTAAATACAGGGTGGCTGTAACCGAGGTGGTCGAGCTAAAGGCTGAGCTGAAGTCGCTGAGAGAGAGGTACAACCAGTGTGTGGAGGgcggggtggaggagaggacgcGCGGAGAGGCCCAGCACAGATCTCTGGAGCAGCAGGTGGGGAGGCTGGAGAGGAGCTGCCGGGAAGGTAGGGAGAAGGTGGGGGGCCTGGAGACGGAGCTGAGAACAGCCAAGAACATGGCCAGCGAGAGCCAGGGGGCGCTCAACGCAGCACAGGACGAACTGGTCACCTTCAGCGAGGAGCTGGCTCAACTTTACCACCACGTCTGCCTCTGTAACAATGAGACGCCCAACCGGGTGATGCTAGACTACTACAGACACGGCAGAGGACTAAGGGGTATCAGTGCCTCGCTCAAGGGTGACGACACCCGCGTTCTACTCACGCCCCGCCTCGCCCGGCGGCTCGCAGCCGTTGCCGCAGCAACCTCTTCATCCACGGCGGAGTCTCGTAGCCCCTCGGAATCTCCATCCAAAGAGCGGTTGTCAGGAGAGGGAGGCCGGGACggggggagggacagagacagtcCTGTACCCCGCACCCCTCCTACGGGGTCCCCCAGCATCAGTGcctcttcctcatcttcatcatcatcatcgtcgccTGCGGTAGAGCCAGCTGGAGACCTGCGTAGGGAACCCATGAACATCTATAACCTCAACGCCATCATCAGAGAGCAG GTGAGGCACCTCCAGAGGGCAGTGGACCGGTCACTCCAGCTGTCCAGACAGAGGGCTGCAGCCAGGGAACTGGCCCCGCTGTTTGACAAGGACAAAGAGGCCTGTATGGAGGAGATACTGAAGCTCAAGTCCCTGCTCAGCACCAAGAGAGAACAGATAGCTACCCTCAGACTGGTGCTCAAAGCGAACAAACAG ACTGCAGAGAATGCCCTGGCCAACCTGAAGAGTAAGTATGAGAATGAGAAGCACATGGTGACAGACACCATGATGAAGCTAAGGAACGAACTGAAGGCCCTGAAGGAGGACGCTGCCACCTTCTCATCGCTCAGAGCCATGTTCGCCACCAG GTGTGACGAGTATGTGACTCAGCTGGATGAGATGCAGAGGCAGCTGGCTGCGGCGGAGGACGAGAAGAAGACGCTCAACTCGCTCCTGCGGATGGCCATCCAGCAGAAACTAGCCCTGACCCAGCGTCTGGAGGACCTAGCCTTCGACCAGGAGCAGTCGCACCGCACCCGCGGCAGCAAGGTGGCCCGCATGAAGAGCAGCACTCCCAAA ATCGTCAGAAGTCTGCTGCCACAGTGCCGCCAGTCTCCTCACAGCTAA
- the LOC110500189 gene encoding protein bicaudal D homolog 1 isoform X1 produces MAAGGGCGETVEHCRAEVERLTRELAEANREKIRAAECGLVVLEENQTLKQQYSDLEAEQEALRQELEQLQEAFGQTFSTQRKVAADGETNEETLLQESATKEAYYTSRLLVIQSELKQSRAVTVNTQADNEHLSTLLQELRESNEMLELQRSRMREEIREYKFREARLLQDYTELEEENITLQKLVSTLKQNQVEYEGLKHEIKVLEEETELLNSQLEDALRLKDISEAQLEEALDSLKSEREQKKHLRKELVHHLSLCDVQYTGSAHLTFTSAPPSGTATPVSALSPSSEEPGRCNGHIHGGSGTGTGTGSLPRANGECRGAGRKGEGMVSDLFSEMNLTEIQKLKQQLLQAEREKTGLLISLQECQTQLQHTQGALNEQHERALRLSERVTALRHLHREAHLAQEAQHDQEAHLNREALMEQGEEEEEEKEKGLIHSRGQAFCHQTPGLEILQCKYRVAVTEVVELKAELKSLRERYNQCVEGGVEERTRGEAQHRSLEQQVGRLERSCREGREKVGGLETELRTAKNMASESQGALNAAQDELVTFSEELAQLYHHVCLCNNETPNRVMLDYYRHGRGLRGISASLKGDDTRVLLTPRLARRLAAVAAATSSSTAESRSPSESPSKERLSGEGGRDGGRDRDSPVPRTPPTGSPSISASSSSSSSSSSPAVEPAGDLRREPMNIYNLNAIIREQVRHLQRAVDRSLQLSRQRAAARELAPLFDKDKEACMEEILKLKSLLSTKREQIATLRLVLKANKQTAENALANLKSKYENEKHMVTDTMMKLRNELKALKEDAATFSSLRAMFATRCDEYVTQLDEMQRQLAAAEDEKKTLNSLLRMAIQQKLALTQRLEDLAFDQEQSHRTRGSKVARMKSSTPKVSPAPPSSPTTGAGAPLNLTSATTDTLALSSPTSHHRHSVSPSSTAPSGPKVPGSPPSLEALSSSWTPPSTPHMLDHSQWALGVRTLEVDSHSFSLERSSTGLSRHYSSDSRPSPGRGAQPGSAPSSPYRSPILGSRRLTWSSPRTRPLTNLTRTSALYTPSSYTPRSSYIPSSSYTPSSLYTPSSSYTPSSAHYSPSSLTPPSSYTPHTSYSLTSSYSPLYPRYYGSHRPPH; encoded by the exons GCGTTTGGCCAGACCTTCTCCACCCAGCGCAAGGTGGCTGCGGACGGGGAGACCAACGAGGAGACCCTCTTGCAGGAGTCAGCCACGAAGGAGGCGTACTACACGAGTCGCCTGCTGGTGATCCAGTCAGAGCTCAAACAGAGCCGGGCCGTCACAGTCAACACACAGGCTGACAACGAACACCTCAGTACCCTGCTGCAGGAGCTCAGAGAG AGTAATGAGATGTTGGAGCTGCAGCGGAGCCGGATGAGAGAGGAGATCAGGGAATATAAGTTCAGAGAGGCTCGACTCCTACAGGACTACACTGAGCTGGAGGAGGAGAACATCACCCTGCAGAAACTAGTGTCCACTCTCAAACAGAATCAG gTGGAGTACGAGGGGTTAAAGCATGAGATCAAGGTTCTGGAGGAGGAGACCGAGCTCCTGAACAGTCAGTTAGAAGACGCCTTACGTCTCAAAGACATCTCCGAGGCCCAGCTAGAGGAGGCCCTGGACTCCCTGAAGAGCGAGCGGGAGCAGAAGAAGCATCTCCGCAAGGAGCTGGTCCACCACCTCAGCCTGTGTGACGTCCAATACACGGGCAGCGCCCACCTCACTTTCACCTCAGCTCCACCTAGTGGCACGGCTACGCCTGTCTCCGCCCTGTCGCCCAGCTCAGAGGAGCCGGGCAGGTGTAACGGGCATATACATGGAGGGTCAGGAACTGGGACGGGGACAGGGTCGCTGCCCAGGGCCAATGGAGAGTGTCGGGGAgcggggaggaaaggagaggggatggtGTCGGATCTGTTCAGTGAGATGAACCTGACAGAGATACAGAAGCTCAAGCAGCAGCTGCTACAG gcAGAGCGGGAGAAAACAGGGCTGTTGATCAGCCTGCAAGAGTGTCAGACGCAGCTGCAGCATACACAGGGTGCCCTGAACGAGCAGCACGAGAGGGCACTCCGCCTCAGCGAGAGAGTCACCGCCCTCAGGCACCTGCACCGGGAGGCCCATCTCGCCCAGGAGGCCCAGCACGACCAGGAGGCCCACCTCAACCGAGAGGCCCTGATGGAgcagggagaagaggaagaggaggagaaagagaagggattAATACACAGCAGGGGCCAGGCATTCTGCCACCAGACGCCAGGTCTGGAAATCCTCCAGTGTAAATACAGGGTGGCTGTAACCGAGGTGGTCGAGCTAAAGGCTGAGCTGAAGTCGCTGAGAGAGAGGTACAACCAGTGTGTGGAGGgcggggtggaggagaggacgcGCGGAGAGGCCCAGCACAGATCTCTGGAGCAGCAGGTGGGGAGGCTGGAGAGGAGCTGCCGGGAAGGTAGGGAGAAGGTGGGGGGCCTGGAGACGGAGCTGAGAACAGCCAAGAACATGGCCAGCGAGAGCCAGGGGGCGCTCAACGCAGCACAGGACGAACTGGTCACCTTCAGCGAGGAGCTGGCTCAACTTTACCACCACGTCTGCCTCTGTAACAATGAGACGCCCAACCGGGTGATGCTAGACTACTACAGACACGGCAGAGGACTAAGGGGTATCAGTGCCTCGCTCAAGGGTGACGACACCCGCGTTCTACTCACGCCCCGCCTCGCCCGGCGGCTCGCAGCCGTTGCCGCAGCAACCTCTTCATCCACGGCGGAGTCTCGTAGCCCCTCGGAATCTCCATCCAAAGAGCGGTTGTCAGGAGAGGGAGGCCGGGACggggggagggacagagacagtcCTGTACCCCGCACCCCTCCTACGGGGTCCCCCAGCATCAGTGcctcttcctcatcttcatcatcatcatcgtcgccTGCGGTAGAGCCAGCTGGAGACCTGCGTAGGGAACCCATGAACATCTATAACCTCAACGCCATCATCAGAGAGCAG GTGAGGCACCTCCAGAGGGCAGTGGACCGGTCACTCCAGCTGTCCAGACAGAGGGCTGCAGCCAGGGAACTGGCCCCGCTGTTTGACAAGGACAAAGAGGCCTGTATGGAGGAGATACTGAAGCTCAAGTCCCTGCTCAGCACCAAGAGAGAACAGATAGCTACCCTCAGACTGGTGCTCAAAGCGAACAAACAG ACTGCAGAGAATGCCCTGGCCAACCTGAAGAGTAAGTATGAGAATGAGAAGCACATGGTGACAGACACCATGATGAAGCTAAGGAACGAACTGAAGGCCCTGAAGGAGGACGCTGCCACCTTCTCATCGCTCAGAGCCATGTTCGCCACCAG GTGTGACGAGTATGTGACTCAGCTGGATGAGATGCAGAGGCAGCTGGCTGCGGCGGAGGACGAGAAGAAGACGCTCAACTCGCTCCTGCGGATGGCCATCCAGCAGAAACTAGCCCTGACCCAGCGTCTGGAGGACCTAGCCTTCGACCAGGAGCAGTCGCACCGCACCCGCGGCAGCAAGGTGGCCCGCATGAAGAGCAGCACTCCCAAAGTAAGTCCTGCTCCTCCCTCCAGCCCCACCACCGGCGCTGGCGCCCCCTTAAACTTGACCTCTGCTACTACAGACACCCTAGCTCTGAGCTCCCCTACGTCACATCATAGACACTCCGTCAGCCCCTCCTCCACGGCCCCCTCAGGCCCCAAAGTACCAGGCAGCCCCCCCTCCCTGGAAGCGCTCTCCTCCTCCTGGACCCCCCCATCCACTCCCCACATGCTGGATCACTCCCAGTGGGCACTGGGTGTCCGGACGTTAGAGGTCGACTCCCACAGTTTTAGTTTAGAACGCAGCAGTACTGGGCTGTCCAGGCATTACTCCTCAGACTCACGGCCGTCTCCTGGCAGGGGTGCTCAGCCTGGCTCGgctccctcctccccctaccGTTCTCCCATACTGGGGTCTCGCCGGCTGACATGGAGCTCCCCTCGAACTCGCCCCCTTACCAACCTGACACGTACCTCAGCCCTTTATACCCCCTCTTCTTACACCCCTCGTAGTTCCTATATCCCTTCTAGTTCTTACACCCCTTCCTCCCTTTATACCCCCTCCAGTTCCTATACCCCTTCATCTGCTCATTACTCTCCTTCATCATTAACCCCACCCTCGTCGTACACCCCCCACACTTCATATAGTCTCACCAGCAGCTACAGTCCACTCTACCCTAGGTACTACGGTTCCCATCGGCCCCCTCACTGA